The DNA region GGCGGTCAAACCACGCTCGGTCAGGGCCGCACGCAGGCCAGGACCGTCCAGACCACCGTATTCCCCGGCCAGCTCGACTTCGGTGATGCCGCTGGCGGCCACAGCGTCCAGGGTGCCAAAAAAATCCTGGGCCAGTTGCTCGCGCAGGGTATAGAGTTGCAGGCCAACGGAAACGCGCTGGGTCATGGGAACCTCATGGAAGTGAATGGGGGTGGGCATTGTCGCTAGAATCGGGCGGCAGAGCGGCAGCACTGAAGAGCAGGAGGATCGGGGCAGTTCGGCTGTCCCTTACCCCCACTGTACGGCTCTCTCGCCAGACTACGCCCCATTCACCCCTGCCCACCCCACAAGCCCAGCGCACAAGAGGTTCCCAGCATGACCCATAGCATCGGCATTATCGGCACCGGCAACATCAGCAGCGCCTACCTGAAGATCGCCCGCGAACTGGGCCTGTTCCGGGTGGCCGCCATCACCGATCTGGACCCGGCGCGCGCACAGGCACAGGCCCGCGCCCACGGCAGCCGCGCGGTCACGCTGGACGAACTGCTGGCAGACCCGGAGATCGTGGCGGTTGTCAATCTGACGCCGCCCGCCACACACGCCGCGATGTCATTAGCGGTCCTGAACGCGGGCAAACACGTTTACAGCGAGAAGCCGCTGGCCATCACGCGGGAGGACGGGCAGGCCATTTTGCGTGAGGCACAGACGCGGGGCTTGCGGGTCGGCTGCGCCCCTGACACCTTTCTGGGCGCGGGGCTACAAACGGCGCGCGAGGTGCTGGACGCGGGCCGGATTGGCCACCCGGTGGCCGCCACCGCCTTCATGCTGGGGGCCGGGCCGGAGGGATGGCACCCCGATCCCGAGTTCTTTTATCAGCCCGGCGCAGGGCCGCTGTTCGACATGGGACCGTACTATCTGACGGCGCTGGTCAACCTGCTGGGCGGCGTGACCCGCGTGGGCGGCAGCGCGGTCCGGGCGCACGCGGAGCGCGTGATCGGCAGCGGAGCCAGACAGGGCCAGAAAGTCGCCGTTCAGACCCCGACCCACGTCACCGCCCAACTGACTTTCGGTGGGGAAGAGATGGAATCTGGACCCGTCGCCACCTTCATCGCCAGTTTCGACGTGCAGGCCAGCGAGGTGCCGCGTATCGAGATCTACGGCACGGCGGGCACCCTCAGCCTGCCCGATCCCAACACCTTCGGCGGCCCATTGCGGGTACGTGCGGCAGGCAGTGACGGCTGGGAGACCATCGAGCTGACCCGCCCCTTTCAGGACAATGCGCGCGGTATCGGGCTGGCCGACATGCTAGAGGCCATCGACAGCGGCGCGCCCCACCGGGCCAGCGGCGAACTGGCCTACCATGTGCTGGACGTGATGCAGACCACCCTGGACGCCGCCGAGGCTGGCCTCACCCTGGATGTACAAAGCCGCACCGAACGGCCTGCTGCCCTGAGCGCCCATCCGGCGTGGCTGCCTGCCGGGATGGAATGACAGAGGCTTACCCCAGCGCATAGGTATGCAGGTAAGCCCAGCCGTTGCCCAGCCTATCCACCCGCCGTAATCTCGCCGCACCTGCCCAAGCGTCCACGGTACAGGCCCGCACGTATTCCGGGCCAAAGAACTCCTCGCCCACGATGATCCGTCCACCGGGGCGCAGCACGCGCACGCATTCGCGCAGGGCGGCGATAGGAGCGGGTAATTCGGTCAGCACGGAGATCAGGATCACGGCGTCCAGACTCCCCGCTTCACAGGGAAGCGCAGACAGATCACCGTGCAGAAGCGTCACGTTCGGCAGTCCGGCGATTTTGGCCGCCGTCTGGGCCAGGTAACGGGCCTCAATGTCCAGCGCGGTCAGGTGGCCGCAGCGCCCCGCCAACGCGGGAGTGAACAGACCCGAACCGCAGCCCACCTCCAGCACGTGATCGGTGGGACGCAAAGCGCAAGCGTCGGCCAACGGGACAGGATCGCGGTAGCGCCGTCGCCACGGGTTTTCCAGCAGCCACGCCCAGCCGTAGGGGATGGGCCGGGGGCTGCCCCGCACCCACAGCCGCAGGCCCAGTTGCACGAGGGTGAAACCTGCCAGAGTGCCCAGCGCGAGGTTGACGCCCGTATGGCGTCTGGAAATTCGCCGCGCCGCAACTGCTTCAACCATCAGACCGCCTCCTGAACTGGGAAAAGTCATGGACACAACTTGCGCGGGCGGGGACGAAAAAACCGCCCTTTCAGGCGGCGATGAAAAGAATATAGCGCGGTATTCAGGGGAAGTCAAGCTTATTCAGCGGCTCTGGGTATCTGCCGCGTCCCGCAGGGCGTCGCCCATAAAATTGAAGGCCAGCACCGACAGCACAATCATCACGCCGGGCAGCAGCAGCCAGGGGTACAGGTTCAGCGTCTCGAAGTTCTGCGCGTCCTTCAGAAGCAGGCCCCAACTGGTCATCGGCTCCTTAATGCCCAGCCCCAGGAAGCTCAGCGCGCTCTCGCCCAGGATATAACCAGGCAGCGCCAGCGTGGCGGTCACGATCAGAAACGAACTCAGGTTGGGCATGATGTGGCGCAGAATGACCCGCAGGTCACTGCTGCCGATGGCCCGCGCCGCCTGCACGTAATCCACGTTGCGGGCGCTGATGACCTGCCCACGCACCACCCGCGCCAGCCCCGCCCAGCCGATCAGCGACAGCACCGCAATGATGCCCAGATACACCCAGGTACTCGGCCAACTGGCGGGGATGATGGTGGACAGGGCCAGCAGGATGGGCAGCCGAGGGAAGGAGAGCAGCACCTCCACCACCCGCTGGATCAGGTTGTCCACCCAGCCGCCGAAATAGCCGCTGACCCCGCCCAGCACGATGCCGATGGTGAAGCTGATGACGATGCCGATCAGACCTACCGTCAGGCTGACCTGCGAGCCGACCAGCATCCGCGAGAACAGGTCACGCCCGAACTTGTCGGTGCCGAGGGGAAAATAGAAGCCGTCTTGCACGCCAAACAAGTGCCACTGACTTTTAAAGACACCCAGGAAGTTGTATTGCGATTCCAGCGGATCCTCGCCGCGCACGAAAAACAGGATGGGCTTAGGAGACGACGTGTCCGGCGCGAAGGTGGAGCGGAAGGTCACCGGATCGCGCGTCTTCTTGACGCCGTAAACAAAGGGGCGCATCAATTTGCCCTCGTGGACGAGGTGGACGGTCTGTGGACGCTGAAAGGGGAAATCGGCGTGCTGCGCGGTAATCGAGTACGGAGAGAGAAACCCAGCCAGCAGCGCGATCAGGTACAGCGCGGCCAACAGCCACGCACTCCACACGCCCACCCGGTTGCGCCGGAAGCGGCGCAGGGCCAGCGCCAGCGGGGTTTGACGTTCCGGCCCCTTCACCACAGTATTTGCAGGAAGCGCCGTCATTCGAACCTGATCCGGGGATCGGCCCAGGCCAGCGCGAGGTCCGAGAGCAGGTTGCCGATCAGCAGCAACAGCGCGCTAAAGAGCAGCAAGGTCATGGCCACGTATTGGTCCTTATTGAGCAGGCTGTCATAGAGGTAAGGCCCGATGGTGGGCAGGTTCAGCACGATGGACGCGATGATGGTGCCGCTGATCAGGGTAGGCAGGCTCAGGCCAGCGAGGCTGATCAGCGGGTTGATGGCGTTGCGAACCGCGTGCCGCCACAGCACCGCGCGCCCGGCCAGCCCCTTGGCCCGTGCCGTCCGCACGTAATCCTGGTTGATCACGTCCAGCATCGAGGCGCGCATCTGGCGCATCAGGCCCGCAACCCCCTCCAAGCCGATGGCGATCATGGGAATCCACAGGTGGTTCAGGAGGTCCAGCACCTTGGGCCAGCTCCACGGCTCACCGATGTACTGCGGACTGAACAACCCGCCCACATTGGTGCCGCCCGCGCTCAGCACCAGCGCGATGAGCAGGAGCGCCACCAGAAAATCGGGAATGGCGAGGCTGATGTAGCCCAAGAAATTGGTGATCGTCGCGCCGATGCCGTAGCGGTTCAGGGCCGTGTAAATGCCCAGCGGAATGGCGATCAGCCACGACACGATCAGCGTCAGGACCGCCAGAAACACCGTCCAGCCCAGCCGCTCCCAGATCAATTCGGCCACCGGACGCCCGTTGGCAAACGAGTAGCCAAAATCGCCGTGCAGCACGATGCCCTTGATCCAGGTCAGGTACTGCACCCACAGCGGCTGATCCAGCCCAAGCTGCCGGGTGATGGTGGCGACGGTTTCCTTGGTCACGCGCGGGTCTTCCAGGTACTGGTCCAGAAAACTGCCGGGCTGAAGTTGAATGACGACAAAGCACACCACACTGATCAGCAGCAACGTGGGAATCATGCCCAGAATGCGGCGCAGGGCGTAGCTCAGCATGGTGGGTGGGCCGCAGGGGCAGGCCAGTGATTAGGGCAGCGGTCAGGAACGCAAAGTAGCAGCAACTTGGGACACTCCATTCTCTTGAAGCGGCGGGGCGAGCGGAGCGGAGGCCGAAAGCGCG from Deinococcus sp. AJ005 includes:
- a CDS encoding Gfo/Idh/MocA family protein, with the translated sequence MTHSIGIIGTGNISSAYLKIARELGLFRVAAITDLDPARAQAQARAHGSRAVTLDELLADPEIVAVVNLTPPATHAAMSLAVLNAGKHVYSEKPLAITREDGQAILREAQTRGLRVGCAPDTFLGAGLQTAREVLDAGRIGHPVAATAFMLGAGPEGWHPDPEFFYQPGAGPLFDMGPYYLTALVNLLGGVTRVGGSAVRAHAERVIGSGARQGQKVAVQTPTHVTAQLTFGGEEMESGPVATFIASFDVQASEVPRIEIYGTAGTLSLPDPNTFGGPLRVRAAGSDGWETIELTRPFQDNARGIGLADMLEAIDSGAPHRASGELAYHVLDVMQTTLDAAEAGLTLDVQSRTERPAALSAHPAWLPAGME
- a CDS encoding class I SAM-dependent methyltransferase; translated protein: MVEAVAARRISRRHTGVNLALGTLAGFTLVQLGLRLWVRGSPRPIPYGWAWLLENPWRRRYRDPVPLADACALRPTDHVLEVGCGSGLFTPALAGRCGHLTALDIEARYLAQTAAKIAGLPNVTLLHGDLSALPCEAGSLDAVILISVLTELPAPIAALRECVRVLRPGGRIIVGEEFFGPEYVRACTVDAWAGAARLRRVDRLGNGWAYLHTYALG
- a CDS encoding ABC transporter permease, producing the protein MTALPANTVVKGPERQTPLALALRRFRRNRVGVWSAWLLAALYLIALLAGFLSPYSITAQHADFPFQRPQTVHLVHEGKLMRPFVYGVKKTRDPVTFRSTFAPDTSSPKPILFFVRGEDPLESQYNFLGVFKSQWHLFGVQDGFYFPLGTDKFGRDLFSRMLVGSQVSLTVGLIGIVISFTIGIVLGGVSGYFGGWVDNLIQRVVEVLLSFPRLPILLALSTIIPASWPSTWVYLGIIAVLSLIGWAGLARVVRGQVISARNVDYVQAARAIGSSDLRVILRHIMPNLSSFLIVTATLALPGYILGESALSFLGLGIKEPMTSWGLLLKDAQNFETLNLYPWLLLPGVMIVLSVLAFNFMGDALRDAADTQSR
- a CDS encoding ABC transporter permease encodes the protein MLSYALRRILGMIPTLLLISVVCFVVIQLQPGSFLDQYLEDPRVTKETVATITRQLGLDQPLWVQYLTWIKGIVLHGDFGYSFANGRPVAELIWERLGWTVFLAVLTLIVSWLIAIPLGIYTALNRYGIGATITNFLGYISLAIPDFLVALLLIALVLSAGGTNVGGLFSPQYIGEPWSWPKVLDLLNHLWIPMIAIGLEGVAGLMRQMRASMLDVINQDYVRTARAKGLAGRAVLWRHAVRNAINPLISLAGLSLPTLISGTIIASIVLNLPTIGPYLYDSLLNKDQYVAMTLLLFSALLLLIGNLLSDLALAWADPRIRFE